The following are encoded together in the Campylobacter devanensis genome:
- a CDS encoding Bax inhibitor-1/YccA family protein: MSLYNRNLSSQQNEFSRTYESEQSFSARATFVKQTYQLLSASLLAATVGAYIGVDYVKSFSWMLLILELGMLFGLFFTRKNPTLALFLLFGFTFVSGLTLGPVLNTYIGAGMGHIITQAFLMTTVAFGGLTIFAFNTKRDFSSMGKMLFITLIVIVVAGLLNLFFQSTMLATIISAVGAILFSAYILYDTQMILRGGYDSPVLAAVSLYLDILNLFISLLNLLGIFNRE; the protein is encoded by the coding sequence ATGAGTCTATATAATAGAAATCTCTCATCGCAACAAAATGAGTTTAGTCGCACTTATGAGAGTGAGCAATCTTTTAGCGCTAGAGCGACTTTTGTCAAGCAAACTTATCAGCTTCTTAGTGCTTCGCTTCTAGCGGCAACTGTGGGTGCATATATCGGCGTTGATTATGTCAAAAGCTTTAGTTGGATGCTTTTAATCCTTGAGCTTGGAATGCTTTTTGGGCTATTTTTTACACGCAAAAATCCAACTCTAGCTCTATTTTTGCTATTTGGATTTACATTTGTAAGCGGTCTTACTCTTGGCCCAGTGCTTAATACCTATATCGGTGCTGGTATGGGGCATATCATCACTCAAGCATTTTTGATGACTACTGTGGCTTTTGGTGGGCTAACTATCTTTGCTTTTAATACTAAGCGTGATTTTTCATCAATGGGTAAAATGCTATTTATCACATTAATTGTGATTGTGGTTGCTGGACTTTTGAATTTATTCTTCCAAAGCACAATGTTAGCTACTATCATTTCAGCAGTTGGTGCGATACTATTTAGCGCATATATCTTATATGATACTCAGATGATTTTGCGTGGCGGATATGATAGCCCTGTGCTTGCCGCAGTTTCTCTATATCTTGATATTTTAAATTTATTTATCTCTCTTCTTAATCTTCTTGGTATATTTAACCGAGAATAA
- the secG gene encoding preprotein translocase subunit SecG — MSSILLIIQVLLAVILTIVILLQKSASMGLGAYSGSNESLFGAKGPAGFLAKFTFFMGFLFVVNTIALGYTYNQSLRDSVVDSVKFDSIQAPQAPNTNIIPTAPAAPTAENNTTAN, encoded by the coding sequence GTGAGTTCAATTCTTCTTATTATACAAGTTTTGCTAGCAGTGATTTTGACTATTGTCATATTACTACAAAAGAGTGCTTCTATGGGTCTTGGAGCTTATAGCGGAAGTAATGAGAGTCTATTTGGCGCTAAGGGTCCAGCTGGATTTTTGGCTAAATTTACATTTTTTATGGGGTTTTTGTTTGTTGTTAATACCATAGCCCTTGGATATACATATAATCAATCTTTGCGTGATTCTGTAGTTGATAGTGTTAAATTTGACTCAATCCAAGCACCGCAAGCCCCAAATACCAACATAATACCTACAGCACCAGCGGCACCAACAGCTGAAAATAACACAACAGCCAACTAA
- the frr gene encoding ribosome recycling factor, protein MLNEIYNNQKLHNDKALEALKRDFAILRTGKVSINILDHVHVDYYGSSTPLNQVATVLATDASTITITPWEKSMLKTITAAIQAANIGVNPNNDGESVKLFFPPMTTEDRQKNAKEAKAMGEKAKVAIRNIRKDANDDIKKIEKDKTLSEDEIKKGYDEVQKITDNYITKVEQIVKDKEAELLKV, encoded by the coding sequence ATGCTAAATGAAATTTACAACAACCAAAAACTACACAACGACAAAGCGCTAGAGGCTCTAAAGCGTGATTTTGCAATACTTCGCACAGGTAAGGTAAGTATTAATATCTTAGATCATGTACATGTAGATTACTATGGAAGCTCTACTCCATTAAATCAAGTTGCCACCGTTTTGGCTACTGATGCTAGCACAATTACCATCACTCCATGGGAAAAATCTATGCTAAAAACTATCACTGCGGCGATCCAAGCTGCAAATATTGGCGTAAATCCAAATAACGATGGCGAGAGCGTTAAGCTATTCTTCCCTCCTATGACAACTGAAGATCGTCAAAAAAATGCCAAAGAGGCAAAAGCTATGGGCGAAAAAGCAAAAGTAGCTATTAGAAACATTCGCAAAGATGCTAATGATGATATCAAAAAAATAGAAAAAGATAAAACTCTAAGCGAAGATGAGATTAAAAAAGGCTATGATGAGGTACAAAAAATTACCGATAATTATATCACCAAAGTAGAACAAATAGTAAAAGATAAAGAAGCTGAACTTTTAAAGGTTTGA
- the pyrE gene encoding orotate phosphoribosyltransferase, whose amino-acid sequence MNLEQIYKDAGAYLEGHFLLSSGNHSQFYLQSAKVLEDPILTGVLCDKLFAKIAEAGVEFDSVCSPALGGILAGYELARAGKKRFIFTERVDSVMSLRRGFSVKEGERFIICEDIITTGGSALESAKIIESLGGVVVGFAALANRGFCSVSGLNNERKDSCKLPADKPLFALGNFEFEIYPPESCPLCKNGSKAFKPGSRGNA is encoded by the coding sequence ATGAATTTAGAACAAATTTACAAAGATGCTGGAGCATATTTAGAGGGACATTTTTTACTAAGTAGTGGTAACCACTCGCAATTTTATCTACAAAGTGCAAAGGTTTTAGAAGATCCGATTTTAACAGGCGTTTTGTGCGATAAGTTATTTGCTAAAATTGCTGAGGCTGGGGTTGAATTTGATAGTGTTTGTTCGCCTGCGCTTGGTGGAATTTTGGCCGGATATGAGCTAGCTCGTGCCGGTAAAAAGAGATTTATCTTTACTGAAAGAGTTGATAGCGTGATGAGCCTTAGGCGTGGATTTAGCGTAAAAGAGGGCGAGAGATTTATAATATGCGAAGATATAATAACTACTGGAGGCTCAGCCTTAGAAAGTGCTAAGATTATTGAGAGTTTAGGTGGCGTTGTAGTAGGGTTTGCGGCGCTTGCAAATCGAGGATTTTGCTCTGTTAGTGGATTAAATAATGAGAGAAAAGATAGCTGTAAGCTCCCAGCTGATAAACCGCTTTTTGCTCTTGGGAATTTCGAATTTGAAATTTATCCGCCAGAGTCTTGTCCATTGTGTAAAAATGGCTCAAAAGCATTCAAGCCTGGGAGCCGTGGAAACGCATGA
- a CDS encoding RDD family protein — MSKAIAANIFSRVKAFIMDMFFIAAPLLYIMTYVVLSGKDEFQSNQLAIFLVWLVFGFIQSMFFAFKAQSPGYKAQGIYLVGLNGKKANLIIYILRYFFFITTFIIGGSFFCFFRRDKRNLHDLLAGTIVVQKG; from the coding sequence ATGAGTAAGGCTATAGCCGCAAATATTTTTAGCAGGGTAAAGGCATTTATTATGGATATGTTCTTTATCGCTGCCCCTCTTTTGTATATAATGACTTATGTAGTTTTAAGCGGCAAAGATGAATTTCAAAGTAATCAACTAGCTATATTTTTGGTTTGGTTAGTTTTTGGTTTTATTCAGTCTATGTTTTTTGCTTTTAAGGCCCAAAGTCCTGGGTATAAGGCACAAGGGATCTACCTAGTTGGCCTAAATGGCAAAAAGGCTAATTTGATTATCTATATTCTTAGATACTTTTTCTTTATAACTACCTTTATTATAGGGGGATCATTTTTTTGCTTTTTTAGGAGAGATAAGCGAAATTTGCATGATCTTTTAGCCGGGACAATCGTTGTACAAAAAGGCTAA
- the tpx gene encoding thiol peroxidase: MSVTFKGTAVELEGNVVNVGQRAPEVDLVAKDLSSLKVGGASGKFQVLIVVPSLDTGVCATEARTFNQKVASKSNVEATVISLDLPFAMGRFCLTEGIENLRVASDFRGAKFGKEYGVLLASSPLAGLLTRAIFVIDPNGVVVYKELVSEITTEPNYDAALKAIGGGCGCGCSH, encoded by the coding sequence ATGTCAGTAACTTTCAAAGGTACAGCAGTAGAATTAGAAGGAAATGTTGTAAATGTAGGCCAAAGAGCGCCAGAAGTTGATCTAGTAGCTAAGGATCTATCTAGCCTAAAAGTAGGTGGCGCAAGTGGAAAATTCCAAGTCTTAATAGTAGTCCCAAGCCTAGATACAGGAGTTTGTGCGACTGAAGCTAGAACATTTAACCAAAAAGTAGCTAGCAAAAGCAATGTTGAAGCTACGGTTATATCACTAGACCTTCCATTTGCTATGGGGAGATTTTGCTTGACTGAAGGAATCGAAAATTTAAGAGTGGCTAGTGATTTTAGAGGTGCGAAATTTGGCAAAGAGTATGGTGTTTTGCTAGCTAGTAGCCCGCTTGCTGGATTGCTAACTCGTGCTATTTTCGTAATTGACCCAAATGGTGTTGTAGTTTATAAAGAGCTAGTTAGCGAAATCACAACTGAGCCAAACTACGACGCAGCATTGAAAGCTATCGGCGGTGGTTGCGGTTGCGGCTGCTCTCACTAA
- a CDS encoding replication-associated recombination protein A, which yields MNLSLKFRPTKISQMVGQDDIREIFTKFIENKNIPHSLFYGTAGSGKTTMAKIIAKEMDYEFFELDGANLKSEEVRKIIAKFDGSLYLPLIFIDEFHRLSKTQQETLLIPMEEKKCIIIGATTENPKFSVSSGIRSRMMIFEFKPLSYRDLELLLADIQKSVYFEIDESAKDYLISSSGGDARSMLNLLEYALSVDKNINLKILKTLRCSSFSEGSSSKDTHYNLISAMIKSLRGSDIDAAIYYLARLIAAEEEPEFLARRMVIFASEDIGNANPNALNVATNTMLAVSKIGYPEARIILSQCAVYLASSPKSNSSYKAINLALDYIAKNPALPVPPYLINTDEAKKDYLYPHDFGGWVEQKYMQKDIKFYYSNSIGFEKTLDDWIEKIKFKN from the coding sequence ATGAATTTAAGCCTTAAATTTAGACCGACAAAAATCAGCCAAATGGTAGGTCAAGATGATATTAGAGAAATTTTTACGAAATTTATAGAGAATAAAAATATCCCGCATAGCTTGTTTTACGGCACGGCTGGAAGTGGTAAAACTACGATGGCTAAGATCATTGCTAAGGAGATGGATTATGAATTTTTCGAGCTTGATGGGGCGAATTTAAAAAGCGAAGAAGTCCGTAAAATCATAGCTAAATTTGACGGCTCACTATATTTGCCACTTATATTTATCGATGAATTTCATCGCCTTAGCAAGACCCAACAAGAGACGCTTTTGATCCCAATGGAAGAGAAAAAATGTATTATAATTGGCGCCACCACCGAAAATCCTAAATTCTCTGTAAGTAGCGGAATCCGCTCTAGGATGATGATATTTGAGTTTAAACCGCTATCTTATAGGGATTTGGAGCTTTTATTAGCTGATATTCAAAAGAGCGTATATTTTGAGATTGATGAGAGTGCTAAGGATTATCTCATCAGCTCTAGCGGTGGCGATGCTAGAAGTATGCTAAATTTACTAGAATACGCCCTAAGTGTGGATAAAAATATAAATTTAAAGATTTTAAAAACCCTAAGATGCTCTAGCTTTAGTGAAGGTAGCAGTAGCAAAGATACTCACTATAATCTAATAAGTGCGATGATAAAGAGCCTAAGGGGCAGCGATATCGATGCGGCGATATATTATCTTGCAAGACTCATAGCAGCAGAGGAGGAGCCTGAGTTTTTGGCTAGAAGGATGGTGATTTTCGCTAGTGAGGATATAGGCAATGCCAATCCAAACGCACTAAATGTAGCCACAAATACCATGCTAGCAGTATCAAAAATAGGCTATCCAGAAGCTAGAATTATCCTAAGTCAATGCGCCGTATATCTAGCTAGCTCGCCTAAATCCAACTCTAGCTACAAGGCTATAAATTTAGCCTTAGATTATATAGCTAAAAACCCAGCCTTACCAGTGCCACCATATCTTATCAATACAGATGAGGCCAAAAAAGACTATCTATATCCGCATGATTTTGGCGGATGGGTGGAGCAAAAATATATGCAAAAAGATATTAAATTCTATTATAGTAACTCTATTGGATTTGAAAAAACTTTAGATGATTGGATAGAAAAAATCAAATTTAAAAACTAG
- a CDS encoding acyltransferase family protein codes for MREVFYIAGFDPRSPKYYYSIFKNNIHKTSAIEQNELNISKFQIDVSPYFNVDYKGVKTKYNFLIWNDIVKEHFCKRFFEVFGALFVALFNYPISGAVYMVARYSRTQLIAGYYPIVFILLSYFLTGFFCYGLGYFIQNYILWIICSILLFYLATKGIFYLGMNAGMFWLLSIYRFCYKYARSEIKGADERNESFANKIIKSLKNNQNTNDEVMIVAHSVGAIIAISSVARAIEKSKIEGLNISNLKLVLIGGCIPLVSFHKYADKFKKELEIVANSGITWLDFSSKIDGACFFKVDYIKLLRQNAKSPKLISVGFFKIYDKKTYKNIRYKWYQVHFLYLKATQIRGGYDYFYLTIDPDKLEDKKF; via the coding sequence GTGCGAGAAGTGTTTTATATAGCTGGATTTGATCCTAGAAGCCCAAAATACTACTACTCCATCTTTAAAAACAATATCCATAAAACAAGCGCAATAGAACAAAATGAGCTAAATATAAGCAAATTCCAAATAGATGTTTCACCATATTTTAATGTCGATTATAAGGGCGTTAAAACCAAATATAATTTTCTCATTTGGAATGATATAGTAAAAGAGCATTTTTGTAAAAGATTTTTTGAAGTTTTTGGGGCTTTGTTTGTGGCACTCTTTAATTACCCTATATCCGGCGCTGTCTATATGGTGGCTAGATACTCACGCACTCAATTGATTGCTGGATATTATCCTATAGTTTTTATATTGTTGTCATATTTTTTGACAGGATTTTTTTGTTACGGGCTTGGCTATTTTATCCAAAATTATATTTTGTGGATTATTTGCTCTATTTTACTCTTTTATCTAGCTACTAAGGGGATATTTTATCTAGGGATGAATGCGGGGATGTTTTGGCTACTTAGCATTTATAGATTTTGTTATAAATATGCTAGAAGCGAGATTAAAGGTGCAGATGAGAGAAATGAGAGCTTTGCTAATAAGATTATAAAAAGCTTAAAAAACAACCAAAATACCAATGATGAAGTGATGATAGTAGCGCATAGCGTTGGGGCGATTATAGCTATTAGTAGCGTGGCAAGAGCGATAGAAAAAAGCAAGATTGAAGGGCTAAATATATCAAATTTAAAGCTTGTTTTAATAGGCGGATGTATTCCGCTTGTATCATTTCATAAATACGCAGATAAATTTAAAAAAGAGCTTGAGATAGTAGCAAATTCTGGCATCACCTGGCTAGATTTTAGCTCTAAGATTGATGGAGCGTGCTTTTTTAAGGTAGATTATATCAAGCTTTTAAGACAAAATGCTAAATCACCAAAGCTAATATCAGTTGGATTTTTTAAAATTTATGATAAAAAAACATACAAAAATATAAGATATAAGTGGTATCAAGTTCATTTTTTGTATCTTAAAGCAACTCAAATTCGTGGTGGGTATGATTATTTTTATCTAACCATAGACCCCGATAAACTTGAAGATAAGAAATTTTAA
- a CDS encoding cytochrome P450 translates to MGVCPFHPKPHSSKAGLITTFLLKRRSWLDGLYEKSYKMRAGRVKMPGFDLFVVNDPKEVRKIMVDNVKEFPKSDMLHELLKPLLGVSIFTTNGEVWKKQRELLRPSFEMTRISKVFDLMSSAAADMMDRFRKYPDGSIVEVDEHMTFVTADVIFRTIMSSKLDEIKGKEILHAFVTFQEETARTAIRKFFCVPQWLSNILGENKRMKAGAVIRKSLSDIIKPRYENYESDTYCDILSSLLHTVDASSGERFSFEEILDQVSMLFLAGHETTASSLTWTLYCLSLDQDAQQKAYNEIISINKDGKFSISDIKEMKYLTNVFKEALRLYPPVGFFARQSKGEAKIRDKVLQKGSGVVVAPWLIHRHDDFWDAPHEFRPDRHNENIPKEKYMPFGLGERICIGQGFAMQEAIIILANILREFKLELKDGFIPDVVGRLTVRSANGMMIKMSKR, encoded by the coding sequence ATGGGAGTTTGTCCATTTCACCCAAAACCGCATAGTAGCAAAGCTGGACTAATAACGACATTTTTGCTCAAGCGCAGATCGTGGCTAGACGGTTTATATGAAAAAAGCTATAAGATGAGAGCTGGCAGAGTTAAGATGCCTGGATTTGATCTTTTTGTGGTAAATGATCCTAAAGAAGTTCGCAAAATTATGGTAGATAATGTCAAGGAATTCCCAAAAAGCGATATGCTCCATGAGCTTTTAAAGCCTCTTTTGGGCGTTAGTATTTTTACTACTAATGGCGAGGTGTGGAAAAAGCAAAGAGAGCTTTTGCGGCCTAGCTTTGAGATGACTAGGATTAGTAAGGTTTTTGATCTGATGAGTAGTGCGGCTGCTGATATGATGGATAGATTTAGAAAATATCCTGATGGATCTATTGTTGAGGTTGATGAGCATATGACATTTGTAACTGCAGATGTAATATTTCGTACTATTATGAGTTCTAAGCTAGATGAGATAAAAGGCAAAGAGATATTGCATGCATTTGTAACATTTCAAGAAGAGACTGCTAGAACAGCTATTAGAAAGTTTTTTTGTGTGCCACAATGGCTTTCAAATATCCTTGGAGAAAATAAGAGAATGAAAGCCGGAGCTGTAATTAGAAAGAGTCTTTCAGATATCATTAAACCTAGATATGAAAATTATGAGAGCGATACATATTGTGATATTCTCTCATCGCTTTTACATACAGTAGATGCTAGTAGCGGGGAGCGTTTTAGTTTTGAAGAGATTTTAGATCAAGTATCAATGCTATTTTTAGCAGGCCATGAGACAACAGCAAGCTCTCTAACATGGACTCTATACTGTTTAAGCCTTGATCAAGACGCTCAGCAAAAAGCATATAATGAGATAATTAGCATTAATAAAGATGGCAAATTTAGCATTTCAGATATTAAAGAGATGAAGTATTTAACTAATGTCTTTAAAGAAGCTCTAAGACTATATCCACCAGTTGGATTCTTTGCTCGTCAAAGCAAGGGTGAGGCTAAAATACGAGATAAGGTGCTGCAAAAAGGATCAGGAGTTGTCGTTGCACCATGGCTAATTCATAGGCATGATGATTTTTGGGATGCTCCACATGAGTTTAGACCAGATAGACATAATGAAAATATTCCAAAAGAAAAATATATGCCTTTTGGGTTAGGTGAGCGAATTTGTATCGGACAAGGCTTTGCTATGCAAGAAGCGATCATAATTTTAGCTAATATTTTACGCGAATTTAAGTTGGAGCTAAAAGATGGGTTTATCCCCGATGTTGTCGGTAGGCTCACAGTTCGCTCAGCCAATGGAATGATGATTAAGATGAGCAAAAGGTAG
- a CDS encoding polysaccharide biosynthesis/export family protein, with product MKKILSILTIFTTAAIAIAPVSSINSVNSATVNSQAQIANSQSQAALIPQDANLTISSTEPIQMVFGENLFNGNFTMVSQHIYNPDYILAIGDIVNVKLWGAYEFEQQLTIDSQGNIFLPKVGVIKLIGVKNSNLVNVISKSVKRVFKENVHVYADMGIYQNVSIFVTGNVNKPGLYQGLSSDSLIQFIDKAGGINPQYGSFRNITVVRNNQPYKSIDLYDFMVDGKIEMFALKNGDVILVGSVGAYMSASGEVLRSYRFEAKNNSMSLKELARLAGIKPVVTQAIVKSYNNSQIQITSYPLTKFDSVKLRAGDAVEFMTDHAATEVRINIDGEHSGARAIVVPKGTTLGEIMEKIGFNAQSNVDAIQLFRKSVAKMQKNLIDSHLRELESIALTTSSATTQEAQIRAAEAKSILEFIERARQVEPKGQVVISNKDDINQIVLQEDDTIYIPTKDNIVIVQGEVSMPGAFTHVADSDIENYIEMAGDLSARADSSRVILVSANGKAGKFRASSGENVYPGDSILVLPKVEGKTLQATSILTQILYQLAIAAKVVIDL from the coding sequence ATGAAAAAAATATTATCAATTTTGACTATTTTTACTACTGCAGCAATAGCAATTGCACCTGTTAGTTCTATAAATTCAGTTAATTCAGCTACGGTAAATTCTCAAGCTCAAATTGCAAACTCGCAATCTCAAGCTGCGCTAATCCCACAAGATGCCAATCTCACTATAAGTTCCACAGAGCCAATTCAAATGGTTTTTGGTGAAAATTTATTTAATGGCAACTTTACAATGGTAAGCCAGCATATTTATAATCCTGATTATATTTTGGCTATTGGCGATATTGTAAATGTTAAGTTGTGGGGCGCATATGAGTTTGAACAACAATTAACGATTGATTCTCAAGGTAATATATTTTTACCAAAAGTTGGGGTTATTAAGCTTATTGGTGTGAAAAATTCAAATTTAGTTAATGTGATTTCAAAAAGTGTAAAAAGAGTATTTAAAGAGAATGTGCATGTATATGCTGATATGGGAATTTATCAAAATGTATCTATATTTGTTACTGGTAATGTAAATAAGCCAGGCCTTTATCAAGGGCTTAGTTCAGATTCTCTTATACAGTTTATAGATAAGGCCGGTGGTATAAATCCACAATATGGAAGCTTTCGCAATATTACTGTAGTGCGAAATAACCAGCCATATAAGAGTATAGATCTGTATGATTTTATGGTTGATGGCAAGATTGAGATGTTTGCTTTAAAAAATGGCGATGTGATCTTGGTTGGTAGTGTGGGAGCATATATGAGTGCTAGTGGAGAAGTGCTACGCTCATATAGATTTGAGGCTAAAAATAACTCAATGAGCCTAAAAGAGCTAGCAAGACTAGCAGGAATTAAGCCAGTAGTAACCCAAGCTATAGTAAAAAGCTATAATAATAGCCAAATTCAAATTACTAGTTATCCTTTAACAAAATTTGATTCTGTGAAATTAAGGGCTGGAGATGCTGTGGAGTTTATGACTGACCATGCTGCAACTGAAGTGCGTATAAATATAGATGGCGAACATAGCGGAGCTCGTGCGATTGTTGTACCTAAAGGGACTACGCTTGGCGAGATTATGGAAAAGATTGGATTTAATGCACAGTCTAATGTAGATGCTATTCAACTTTTTAGAAAAAGTGTAGCAAAAATGCAAAAAAATCTTATAGATTCACATCTAAGGGAGCTAGAGTCTATCGCACTTACGACATCATCAGCTACTACGCAAGAAGCTCAAATCAGAGCTGCTGAAGCTAAATCTATTTTGGAGTTTATAGAACGCGCTAGACAGGTTGAGCCAAAAGGTCAAGTAGTAATTAGCAATAAAGATGATATAAATCAGATTGTATTGCAAGAAGATGATACGATATATATCCCAACTAAGGATAACATAGTAATTGTCCAAGGCGAAGTCTCTATGCCAGGGGCGTTTACTCATGTGGCTGATTCTGATATAGAAAATTATATCGAGATGGCTGGAGATCTAAGTGCTAGGGCTGATAGTAGTAGAGTTATCCTAGTATCAGCTAATGGCAAAGCTGGTAAATTTAGAGCTTCAAGTGGCGAGAATGTCTATCCTGGAGATTCAATTTTGGTATTACCAAAGGTAGAAGGCAAAACTCTTCAAGCTACAAGTATCTTAACTCAAATTCTATATCAACTAGCAATAGCTGCTAAAGTGGTGATAGATCTGTAA
- a CDS encoding PI-PLC domain-containing protein → MSLDDFLSLYSNYNIHTNSTLALNIKSDGLQIELKSILKKYKIENYFVFDMSVPDALGYIKYGLNVFTRQSEYEITPPFYQDAKGIWLDEFHTHWIDEKIIESHLKNNKQICIVSPDLHKRDYTKEWQEYKEIEIRLNNPNLMLCTDKVAEARRFFNESN, encoded by the coding sequence TTGAGTTTAGATGATTTTCTATCTCTATACTCTAATTATAATATTCATACCAACTCAACTCTAGCTCTAAATATTAAATCAGACGGCTTACAAATAGAACTTAAATCCATACTTAAAAAATATAAAATAGAAAATTACTTCGTCTTTGATATGTCCGTTCCAGATGCTTTAGGCTATATTAAATATGGATTAAATGTCTTTACACGCCAAAGTGAGTATGAGATTACTCCGCCATTTTATCAAGATGCCAAAGGGATTTGGCTAGATGAATTTCACACACATTGGATAGATGAAAAAATCATAGAATCTCACCTTAAAAATAACAAACAAATTTGCATAGTCTCACCAGATTTACATAAAAGAGATTATACCAAAGAGTGGCAAGAGTATAAAGAGATTGAAATTAGATTAAATAATCCAAATTTAATGCTATGTACTGATAAAGTAGCAGAAGCTAGGAGGTTTTTTAATGAGTCAAATTAA
- a CDS encoding HAD family hydrolase, producing MSQIKAVIFDMDGVLIEAKDWHYEALNRALRLFGLEISYLEHLTTFDGLPTKKKLEILSVDRKLPKSLHNFINQMKQLYTMEIVYQSCKPRFYHQYALSKLHKEGYKMAVCSNSIYNTIDVMMQKAALNPYLDFYISNEDVKHGKPDPEMYNKAIAKFGLQPNECMIVEDNENGIKAARASGANVMIVKEVSDVNYENIKEHIFKFQKGDL from the coding sequence ATGAGTCAAATTAAAGCAGTAATTTTTGATATGGATGGAGTATTGATAGAAGCCAAAGATTGGCACTATGAAGCGTTAAATAGAGCGCTTAGGCTATTTGGATTAGAGATTAGCTATTTAGAGCATTTAACCACATTTGATGGACTACCGACAAAGAAAAAGCTAGAGATATTATCAGTTGATAGAAAACTGCCTAAATCTTTACATAATTTTATTAATCAAATGAAGCAACTTTATACAATGGAGATTGTCTATCAATCTTGTAAGCCTAGATTTTATCACCAATATGCCCTATCTAAACTACATAAAGAGGGTTATAAAATGGCGGTTTGTTCTAATTCTATCTATAATACAATTGATGTAATGATGCAAAAAGCCGCCCTTAATCCATATTTGGATTTCTATATCTCAAATGAAGATGTCAAGCACGGCAAACCAGACCCAGAGATGTATAACAAAGCTATAGCCAAATTTGGGTTACAACCAAATGAATGTATGATAGTAGAAGATAATGAAAACGGCATTAAAGCAGCAAGAGCAAGTGGGGCTAATGTGATGATAGTAAAAGAAGTTAGCGATGTCAATTATGAAAATATCAAAGAGCATATTTTTAAATTTCAAAAGGGGGATTTATGA
- a CDS encoding glycosyltransferase family 2 protein yields MINIVIPLAGKSNFFKEDEIIFPKPFVEICGKTMIEMLIDNYKEITNKQFIFILKDDDVSEFHLDEAIKVLDPSAHIITLKNPTQGMACSALLAIDYIDDNSPLIIANADQIFDINLNIVLDYFKDYDAGVIAFDSIHPRWAYVRVDNSSNVIEAVEKKPISKNAIAGFYYYKQGVDFIQASQKMIINDSHLNGQFYIAPTLNELILIGKNVGVYKIDNELYHTFYSMEKIRDYERIKNA; encoded by the coding sequence ATGATAAATATCGTTATTCCACTAGCGGGGAAAAGCAATTTTTTTAAAGAAGATGAGATTATCTTTCCTAAGCCTTTTGTTGAGATTTGTGGTAAAACCATGATAGAGATGTTGATAGATAATTATAAAGAGATTACCAACAAGCAATTTATTTTTATACTTAAAGATGATGATGTAAGCGAATTTCACCTAGATGAAGCTATCAAGGTATTAGACCCAAGCGCTCATATCATCACGCTTAAAAACCCTACACAAGGTATGGCGTGTAGCGCTCTTTTGGCTATTGATTATATAGATGATAACTCACCACTAATCATCGCTAATGCAGATCAAATTTTTGATATAAATTTAAATATTGTTTTAGATTATTTCAAAGATTATGATGCTGGGGTAATCGCCTTTGACTCTATCCATCCTAGATGGGCCTATGTAAGAGTGGATAATAGCTCAAATGTGATAGAAGCAGTGGAGAAAAAGCCAATTAGCAAAAATGCAATTGCGGGATTTTATTATTACAAACAAGGTGTGGATTTTATCCAAGCTAGTCAAAAAATGATAATCAACGACTCTCATTTAAATGGGCAATTCTATATAGCACCTACCTTAAATGAGCTTATTTTAATTGGTAAAAATGTTGGAGTATATAAGATAGATAATGAGTTATATCATACTTTTTATAGTATGGAAAAGATTAGAGATTATGAAAGGATTAAAAATGCTTAA